The DNA region ATCTTCCAACAAGGATGGGCTACTGGCTAGTTCAAAATTACAACCCTAGGAATAGTACGCTGTATTTGGCTGATGGTACTGGGGTGTCTATTACTGAACAAGATGTTCAATTGGTCGTAGGTTTTCCTAGAGGCAATATACAGATTGAGAAATGGTCCAGGGCACATAGCACTGATTTGTTAGAGGAGTGGAAAGGGCTTGTTGATAAGTCAGCACGGGGATATTTATATTCGGATGTTATTAAAGCGATGCTTTCTTGTGAGGATGGCGGTCTGTGGTTTAAAAGACATTTCATTGTCTTAGTTTGTTCCTTGTTTATTGACACACTGCAAATGGATACGTTAGGCCCCATATCTTTCATCATCTGGTAGATGTTGATCAGAAAAAACACTTGAATTGGTGTGATTATGTGCTTCGGAGTTTGATGGATTCGTAGCTTGCTTGGGCAAAGAGTTTGAAAGCTCTTTTCACAGGTCCACTCTTGTTTTTTACTGTAAGGCTCaaactaaataaattttatgtataaTTTAATAGGTAAAGGAGTATTAAACTGAAAATTTTGCCTTTGTTTTCAGGTTTTTTATGTTGATCGTGTGGTGGTATTCACCCGATAAATACCAAGGCAGATCCCATCATTTGTTGGGTGGACTGCACAGTTGATTAAGGATAGAGAAGTGGCAGAGATTCAAGCTGGAGGCTTTGGTCTTGGTCGAGTTGAGGATCGCTTCATACCTGTTGCAGAAAATATTGAAGAACAAGCTGAGGAGTGCCACCGGTCTGTACCTGAGCCTGCCCGTGATGATCAGCCATCAGCTCAACCATAGCCAGCTATTGGAAGTTAAAGCCTTTTTGATGAAGATGACGAGGCACATGTGCATTTCTACTATTAGTTTCCTTATCAGTGCATATTTTTAGGTGTTGTTGTGGATATTTTTTGGCTTAACAGTGCACATATATTATGCGTATTTGAGGCGAAGTTGCATAGaagtcacattttttttataataacttgtagtACATAAATTATACTCacatagtgcaaatatttaaatctaatagtgcaaatattctaACCTAACAGTTCACCTAGTTTATCCTTATAGTTTAGGGTACTAAACATGTTTTAGATTAGTTctatgcttatagtgcacattttcttgaCATATAGAGCAAAAGTTTTGCCTATATGAATTGTAATTGCATagtagtcatttttttttataataacctATAGTGCAAAAATTctactcatatagtgcaaatatttaaacctaatagtgcaaatattctaACCTAACAGTTCACATAGTTCATCCTTAGAGTTCAAGGTATTACGCATggtttaggttatttttattcttatagTGTCCATTTTCTTATCACACAGGTTTATATTGCCAATTATGTTGAGAAGCTTGACCTACTTCGGAAGACAATTGTTGAGGTGATTGAGTTGGCTTCAAAACCACCAGCTTCTGTCCGTGATAATGAGTTGCTCAAGTTGATACACAGTGCAGCTCAGAAGCTTCTTGGAGGTGGACGAGTGACTGTCGATTCTAGTATTCAAAAAGATGTTGACGCATCTTGCAGCCAGGATTCATTTTGGTGCAATCTAGAAAATATTGTTGCTATGGATGCAGCCATTTTGAGGAGGGAACAATATTTGAAAAAGGTTGCTGATATGCCAAGCTTTAGTCTTGGTCTGACACCACCACTGGGGGAAGAATCAAACTGGGACAATGTTGTTAATATATCCAGTCAATACCAAGATGTTGGAGCAGACTTTACTCAAACGTGTAGTCCAAGCAGTCATCATcaaaaagaagaacaaatggaaGTTTGCGAGGGAGATGCTGCTTTGGAAGAAAGAAGTGGTGGTGTTGAGGTTGGTGCTGATAAGGATGTTGTTGTGGAGGAGAGAGTTGATCGAACTGAGATGGTTGTTGAGAAAGAACCTGCATTGGATGAAAGAGTTGGTGGCGTTGATATTGCTGGTGAGAAGGTTGTTTTGGTGGATGAGAGTGTTAATGCAGTTGTTATGGGTTGTGAGAAAGATTCATTGGTGGATAAGAGCGGTGTTGCAGTTGCTGCTAGTGAAGAAAGGCCAACTATTCTGTTAGGTGAAGGTTCTATGATGGATAAGGGGAAAGGAATCATTGTGGATGATTCCGGCAAGGAACCTGAGATTCAGATGGTTGAGAAGCAAGAAGTAGAAAGAATGAGCCGCAAGATTACTGTTCCATTGAGGTCTCCATATATGGTGCGGTAGATAAATGTGGGTCAATTTCTAACAGTTACTGAGAAAGTTTATCAATATTGGATAATGCAAAATCCAAATGCTGACATGTAAGATttcttaatcaattttttttatgttaacaTTGTAATGTTTTGATACATTGAGTATATATCATttgtagtgcatgatttttaGTCATAtagtgcataattttatatctaatagtgcaactttttaaacctaatagtgcacATTGTTTATCCTTGGAGTTCAGGGTACTAAACATGTTTTAGATTAGttgtatgcttatagtgcacatatttgtgccatacagagcaTATTTTTGTCCTTActagtgcacattcttatggctatatatatgaaatgaaattgcatatttgtattatttttcataatcacttgtagtgcatgatttttactcatatagtgcaTAATTTCATACTTAATAGTGCAACTTTTTTAGATTAGTTGCATCCTAACCATCTTTTgaaaatgtttatatatctaacaTGTTTAATTTTGGATATGTAGTGAGGAGTATGTTTTCAAGTCTAGGGACACAATGCTGATGAGGATGGAATTGCTGTCTTTGAAGGGTCATGCATATGTTAGCGCATCTGTGGTAGATGTATGGTCAATTATATTGAATGACCTAGAAAGATTTAAAGATCCAAATTCTCCTACTAGGTTTTTTGCTACAACGTACCCATGTGTaagtgaataaaagaaaatagagtATTAAGTGATGAGTATTTATGCAgctatttaataatatttgaataatgcAGTCGTACACTGTGGTGGACCCCAAAGAGGATGATGCGGGCAAGCTAAAGcgatttaaagaaaatcttcaTATTGAGTTTTAGCGTGTTCCACACATAAAACTCCCCGCCCTTGATTTGGTAATGTTTAGGTTTTCCTTATGGTATATAAGTTATAcaaagaaatattaatatattgatttgATTGGCCAAATGCAGCTGTTTTTCCCTATGATTGCATCGGAGCATTCATATGTGATATGCTTCAATATCAAGAGTTATAGAATTGACATCATTGATAATTCATCAAAATCTGTGACAAATGATCTGAAATATGGAAGTGTGCCTTCTGATTTGGTGACTATTTAAAACCATTTTatttagtaaaaatattttgttttttttggattGAATATGATTTGCTAACCTAAGCATGATGTGGCAGAAATATATGGTCATGGAGTACTTGACGAGTGAGGGTTTGGAGGCAAAATCCAATCGTTTCAATACAGTGAAACCAACAAGGATTAAAATGTCATGGAGagataatgaaaataaggagGATTGTGGGGTATATGTGATGAGGCACATGGAAACCTTCATGGGGTCTCTAGCTAAAGAATGGGATTGTGGGCTTGTGAAGGGCAATCGAAGCCAGCTAGATCGGCTTCGTGTCAAATACGCTGCTACTATACTCTCTACCGAAATCAACAAACTTCGGGATGAAAACAAGGATAAAGCAATGAAGTTCTTTAAGAAGGAATGACTTGTTCATAATTTGGTGTTTGTTTATTCATAGTACTGTTGAAATATTTGGTAATTGATGTTTGTGTTACTATGtgaaaattgtgtttttttttgtacagGAGTTTGATGTATTTGTGGATAATGCTTATGTTAATATCAGTGCAAGATTATCAGAATATAGTTCTATGAATGTAGTGCAAGATTTTTATTCTTACTGTGCAAATATTTAAGcctaatagtgcaaatattctaACCTAATAGTTCACATATTTCATCCTTAGAGTTCATGGTATTAAACCAtgtagtgcaaatatttaaaccatgtagtgcaaatatttaaaccatgTAGTGAAAATATTTAAACCATGTAGTGCAAATATTCAAACCGTACAGTTCATATAGTTCATTCATAGACTTCATTGTCTTAACCATGGTTATGTTACTTTTATGCTTGTAGTGCACTTTTTCTTGCCATATAGAGCAAAAGTTTATGTCTAAAAGTGCACTTTCTTATGCCTAAAAGGGTACTAAACATCTTTTAGATTAGttgtatgcttatagtgcacatatttgtgccatacagagcaTATTTTTGTTCCTACCAGTGCACTTTCTTCTGcctatatgaattgaaattgtacAGAACTCatctttttttataataacttgtagtgcaAAAATTCTAgtcatatagtgcaaatatttaaacttaatagtgcaaatattctaACCTAATAGTTCACATAGTTTATCCGAGTTCAGGGTACTAAACATCTTTTAGATTAGttgtatgcttatagtgcacatatTTGTGTCATACAGAGCATATCTTTGTGCCTACCAGTGCACTTTCATATGcctatatgaattgaaattgcatagaactcatatttttttataataacttgtagtgcaAAAATTCTACTCATATAGtgtaaatatttaaacctaatagtgcaaatGTTCTAACCTAACAGTCCAcataataacttgtagtgcataAATTCTACTCATAGAGTGCAAATATTAAAACCAaacagtgcaaatatttaaacctaacagTAAAATATTCGTTTgtctttttaaaatgttgtaataCATACTGTTTTGGcattacaaaatatgaaaatggtCAGTCCTCTTCATCTGTTAATTCCTTTCGAAGTGGGCAATTCCTACTGTCATGTCTCTTGTCATTTTCTAAGTAAGCATCACACCTATGGCATTTTCTTAAACCTTTCTTTGATGCATCGATTGCTAACTCCTTTTTTGCCTTTCATACACTTACCACTGCCCttattttttgcttttcttgGTGGTAAAATAGAGATCTCGGAAGGCTTAGATGACTCACAATAAGACTCTATTACTGCATTCTTCCTATGAGTAGGGGATAAATCAGCTTGTTCTGTCATCAATATcaatttttgttgtttaatcACGTGCAAATTCAACCAATTTATCCATTTTTGCTTCTTCTGCTAGACCAATACAACACTGCATATCACCCCACAATTGTGCTAACAACACCTTCCTCTCATCCATTCCTGCACCTTGATCAAATGTGAGACCATCAATATGGAAGATTGGCTTTAAGGATGCATCCTTAGTCCATCGATTCAGCACATATTTCTTAGGGATTTTTATCAAAGTTTAAATCCTTAAAAACCACAAAAGTGTGGCTACACAACAATCCAATTCTTCCAAACATCTTGCAACTACAAACAGCTTTCTTTTCAGTTACATTGTGCTCCACAGTAAACTTTCTATCACTGCCATCTTTGATCTCATAATATAGTATGTCACCATCTTCTCGAACACTCAAAACTCGACAATTAAAACATGATGTGCATATTTCCTTCTGAATATCACAGAAAATAGAGAGTGTGTATACAGTTGAAGCATGCTTTTCAATGGGCAAAGGTGTCTTCATTTCTGGGATGTTCCCCTCACTATCACTTGTAAGTTTTGCATGATTGTGTCTTTGAGAGTCCAAAGCACGCTCAAACTGCATATAAAACTGGACCAGACTAGAGAGAGGGGTAGTAAATCGACTAAAAACACCATTTTCACCTTCCGAGCGTGATGTAGTCCTCAATAAACCAGCCATAGGAACATCTCTGAAATAGGCTGGTATCCAAAATCTTCGCAACTCAAACATTTGTACAAACCAGTTGTTATTGACTAAATCAAACTCTTCCATGATTGATCTCCATTCATTCTCGAATTCAAGAGGTTCTAAGTATGAGCTCCACACAACAGAGTTCAATTTCTTCCTAAAATTTTCATTCTTACTTAGCATAGAACCAACCTTTTCACCCACCTTGCACATAATGTGCCACATCCAAAAATGATGCCTAACTTCATTAAATACTGCTGGAATTGCTTGTCTCATTGCTGGATCTTGATCAGTAACAACTACTTTTGGCTCTGCACCCATTGCTTTCTTAAAGTGTTCAAATAACCAAACATAGGAAGCAATGTCTTCTTTTGTTAATAATCCAGTTGCAAATGTAATGCTTTTCTTGTGGTTATCAATCCCAGTGAACGATGTAAAAACCATGTCGTAcctacaaaatataatatttaagttATGACACATAAAATAAATGCTTAAAGTGCACATTTTGTTGCCATAAAAAGCacattttgtgtttaaaagtgtCCATTCTTAAGTCTATTTCAAATGAAATTACATAGAACTCACAATTTTCTTGATAATAACATGTAGTGCAAgatttttactcatatagtgcaaatatttaaacctaagaATTCACATAGTTCCTGCTTAGAGTTGAAGGTATTAAGCATGGTTTGGGttatttatatgcttatagtgATGATTTTCTTAccatacagagcacatttttgtgcctaaaaGTGCACTTTCTTTTGCCTATATGAAATGAAGTTGCATAGAACTCACAATTTTCTTGATAATAACATGTAGTGCAAgatttttactcatatagtgcaaatatttaaacctaacagTGCAACTATTCTAACCTAACAATTCACATAGTTCCTGCTTAGAGTTGAAGGTATTGAATATGACACATAAAATAAATGCTTAGGCAATGATAAAATTGTGCATGTGCAGTATGTTAAACTAACCTGTTAGTTTGATATGTTGCATCAAAACATACTACATccccaaaacaaccaaaattCTTTCTTGAAATTGGATCTGCCCAAAAAAGCTTGCACAAGTGCTCATCTTCATCAATGTCATATGCAAAATAAAATGCTTCACACACCtcctttttcttaaaaaaaattattcacaaTCATTTGTCCATCAGCACCTATTATATATGCTCTAATATCCCTATTGAAGTTCTTAAAGTCAACATTTGTTGCACCTACATTGGAAAAATCGCCGACCATCTCCTTGTACAagttaaatgattttgttggcCCAATATTTGCTCGTGCACAATTTGCAATAAACTTTTGATGTCCCACATCAATGTTCCTATTGACCTTTAGAAACTGTTTTGCTAGGATTGATGACATACAGTGGTTATGtcttttctcaaattttttaacAACATAACCAAAACTTCCTATGAATTTGAACACAATTCTCGCTTTGCAACCTGTCCTATTTGAGACTCTTCTCCTCTTTGTAGTTGAAGAACTTGATGCTTCATCTACATTCAATGTAGAACTACCGATAACATTCTTATACCCTTCTCTACTACAAAGAATGTACTTTGACAGAATCACTTCATCATTAGACTTCATAACAGAACTAGACCTTATATCAAAGCCAACTTTAGCAGCATAGTTCTTGTAGGAGGATACAACAGCGTCTAAAGTACTGAATGTCATACCAATCTTAGGTTTGATCCCATCTTCACAATTAGGAATCCAATATTCAGTCATCCCCGGTAATATATCCACACTATAACCACCTTCAATGTTACTAGAATTTGCATCAGAAGTATTTAAATTTGTGCCTGATGTGACGCCATTTGGAGATGATGCTGGAAATAGAAGATATAAAATAGGGTGTaaatacaaaatgaaaaaattcaaagatataaaatacttttatgctctgtagtgcatgtttttgtgcCATACAGAGTGAAAGTAAGTGCTTACCAGTGCTCATTCCTATGGataattaagtaaaatttcacaaaactgactattttttcataaatagaTACAGTGCATATTTTTCAACCGTATGGTGCAAATATTTGTGCcaaatagtgcaaatatttaaacctaacaaTTCACATAGTTCCTGCTTAGAGTTGAAGGTATTAAGCATGGTTTacgttatttttatgcttatagttaggggtgggaataggccaggccccttcATAGGGGCCTACGGTCTGGCTTACTTAGGGCCTAGcttggcctagcctatttagta from Ipomoea triloba cultivar NCNSP0323 chromosome 6, ASM357664v1 includes:
- the LOC116023479 gene encoding protein FAR1-RELATED SEQUENCE 5-like, translated to MSTASSPNGVTSGTNLNTSDANSSNIEGGYSVDILPGMTEYWIPNCEDGIKPKIGMTFSTLDAVVSSYKNYAAKVGFDIRSSSVMKSNDEVILSKYILCSREGYKNVIGSSTLNVDEASSSSTTKRRRVSNRTGCKARIVFKFIGSFGYVVKKFEKRHNHCMSSILAKQFLKVNRNIDVGHQKFIANCARANIGPTKSFNLYKEMVGDFSNKKEVCEAFYFAYDIDEDEHLCKLFWADPISRKNFGCFGDVVCFDATYQTNRYDMVFTSFTGIDNHKKSITFATGLLTKEDIASYVWLFEHFKKAMGAEPKVVVTDQDPAMRQAIPAVFNEVRHHFWMWHIMCKVGEKVGSMLSKNENFRKKLNSVVWSSYLEPLEFENEWRSIMEEFDLVNNNWFVQMFELRRFWIPAYFRDVPMAGLLRTTSRSEGENGVFSRFTTPLSSLVQFYMQFERALDSQRHNHAKLTSDSEGNIPEMKTPLPIEKHASTVYTLSIFCDIQKEICTSCFNCRVLSVREDGDILYYEIKDGSDRKFTVEHNVTEKKAKYVLNRWTKDASLKPIFHIDGLTFDQGAGMDERKVLLAQLWGDMQCCIGLAEEAKMDKLVEFARD